From the genome of Fusobacterium perfoetens:
TAGATGATGAGAAACTAAATTGGTTTTTAACTAAATTTAAAAAACTTGAAAGTAATAGAGAACTTCTTCGTGCAGTAAAAAAATTAAATAGGCAATAATACTTGACTAAAAGAACTTTATTAAATTAGAGTTCTTTTTTTATAAAAGTATTATTGTCTTTCATGAATTTTTAATATATAATGTATTTTTAGAATTATAAAAGGAGGAACAGCAATGAACAAGTTAGAAAGAAGAAAATTAATAGAAACTGCTCTTGGAAAAAGGGAAGCTGACCTTAAAATTGAAAATGCTAATCTTGTAAATGTTTTTTCAGGGGAAATTTATTCTGCAAGTATATATCTTTGTGGAGAATATATAGCAGATACAGTGGAAAGTAAAAATGACACAAATAAACCAGCAAAAAAAATTATAGATTTAAAAGGAAAATATTTAGCACCAGGATTTATTGATTCACATCTTCATATTGAAAGTAGTCATTTAACTCCGTACCATTTTGCTGAGGCAGTCATTCCAAAAGGAACTACAACAATAGTAGCTGATCCTCATGAAATAGGAAATGCACTTGGAGAAGAAGGAATTGACTATATGCTTAATGCCTCTGAAAATCTTCCAATGAACCAATATTTTTTAATTCCTTCTTGTGTGCCTTCTGTTGTAGGACTTGAAACAACAGGAGCAGAATTTAATTCTGAAATAATTGATAAAATGCTTGATAAAGAAAGAGTTCTTGGACTTGGGGAGATAATGGACTATATAGGTGTTATTAACTCTGATAAAAGAATGGAAGACATTATAGATGTAGCTTATCAAAAAAATAAATTTCTTCAAGGACATGCACCTGAGGTAACAGGAAATGATTTATCTGCTTATCTTTGTGGAGGACCTGTATCATGCCATGAGGTGAGAAATGGTTTTCATGCTAAAGAAAAAATAAGAAAAGGAATGACAGTTGATGCGAGAGAAAGTTCTATCAGCAAAAATATTACATCAATAGTTGAAAATATAAAAGATTTTAAATCTCCAAGAAATTTTACTTTATGTACAGATGACAGAGAACCTAAAGATATTCTTGAGAAAGGACATATAAATGATTGTATAAGAACAGCTGTAAAAGCAGGGCTTGATCCTATTGAAGCTGTGAGAGCTGTAACTTTAAATACTGCTCAAGTATATAACCTTGAAAAACTTGGTGCTATAGCTCCGGGATATAAGGCAGATATGGTTGTTTTTGATAATCTTAAAGATTTTAATGTTGAAACAGTTTTCTTTAAAGGAAAAATTGTGGCAGAAAATAATAAAATGGTTGCAGAAATTATCAAACCATCTCTTGAAACAGAAAATAAAAACACTGTAACTGTAAAAGATTTTAAAGCTGATGATTTTAGAATAAAAGCTCCTATTGAAAATGGAACTATGGAAATTATAGGAATGGAATATATAAGCAGAGAGCGTTCTGTAACAAGAAGAAAAGTATTTACTGTAAATGTAAAAAATGGATATATTGACCTTCAAGGGACAGAACTTAATTTTGTAGCTGTTGTAAATAGATATCCTGAAAATGATAATATTGCTTTAGCTGTTGTGGAAAATTTTTATCTTGAAAAAGGAGCAGTGGGAACTACTTATTCACATGATTCACATAATTTAACTATTATTTATAATAAAGCAGAAGATGCTGAAATTATATGTAAAAGAGCTTCTGAATCAGGAGGAGGAGTTTTTGTTGCTGAAGAGGGAAAAATTATTGATGAAGTTTTATTCCCTATAGGAGGTATGCTTTCTAAAAAGCCAGCAAAAGAGTTAAGTGTTGATATTGAAAGAATGAATAATCTTCTTAAAGAATATGGCATAAGAACTGACAGTCCTGTTACAAGACCAAGTACATTGGCACTTATTGTTATTCCAGATGTAAAGATGAGTGATTTAGGACTTGTTGATGTTGTTAAACAAGAAGTAATCAAACAATTTTAATTTTTAATATATTAAGGAGGATTTTTCAAATGAAGAAAGAAAATTTCTTAGACAGTTACTTTAAAATAAGTGAAAGAAAAAGTAATGTCAAAACTGAACTTGGGGCTGGACTTGCTACTTTTATGACAATGTCATATATACTTATAGTTCACCCTACAATTATGAAAGCTGCAGGAATGCCACAGGATCAAGTATTTACTGTTACAGCTTTAACTTCGTGTATATTTACTCTGCTTATGGGAATATATGCAAAACTTCCTTTTGCTCTTGCACCTGCTATGGGAAGCAATGCTTTTCTTGCATTTACTCTTGTGGGAAGTGGAAATATAACATGGCAGCAAGGTTTGGCAATGAATATAATATCTGGAATAATATTCCTTTTAATGTCATTGTTTGGATTCAGAGAAGTCATTGTAAAATTTCTTCCTAAAAGTTTAAAACTTGGAATAGGAGCAACTGTAGGAATATTCCTTATAGAACTTGGTTTTAAAAATGGAAGTCTTATGAAAATTGCAAACAATTCAATATCTATGGGAGATATTAAAAGCCCTGCAACTTTAACAGCTCTTTTTGGAATAGGAGTTACAGCTGTACTTGTGGCGAAAAAAGTAAGATGTGATATGCTTCTTGGAATTATTGC
Proteins encoded in this window:
- the ade gene encoding adenine deaminase, whose product is MNKLERRKLIETALGKREADLKIENANLVNVFSGEIYSASIYLCGEYIADTVESKNDTNKPAKKIIDLKGKYLAPGFIDSHLHIESSHLTPYHFAEAVIPKGTTTIVADPHEIGNALGEEGIDYMLNASENLPMNQYFLIPSCVPSVVGLETTGAEFNSEIIDKMLDKERVLGLGEIMDYIGVINSDKRMEDIIDVAYQKNKFLQGHAPEVTGNDLSAYLCGGPVSCHEVRNGFHAKEKIRKGMTVDARESSISKNITSIVENIKDFKSPRNFTLCTDDREPKDILEKGHINDCIRTAVKAGLDPIEAVRAVTLNTAQVYNLEKLGAIAPGYKADMVVFDNLKDFNVETVFFKGKIVAENNKMVAEIIKPSLETENKNTVTVKDFKADDFRIKAPIENGTMEIIGMEYISRERSVTRRKVFTVNVKNGYIDLQGTELNFVAVVNRYPENDNIALAVVENFYLEKGAVGTTYSHDSHNLTIIYNKAEDAEIICKRASESGGGVFVAEEGKIIDEVLFPIGGMLSKKPAKELSVDIERMNNLLKEYGIRTDSPVTRPSTLALIVIPDVKMSDLGLVDVVKQEVIKQF